A region from the Aquimarina sp. ERC-38 genome encodes:
- a CDS encoding LytR/AlgR family response regulator transcription factor, with the protein MNCIIIDDEETARAIIEQLCTQVDDLVVHASFPNAIQAIKYLNQNEVDLIFLDIHMPDFTGFDFIQTLKHPPKIILTTSDKNFALEAFEYDCIVDYLVKPVTLPRFLKAIQKAQLFNKKSIVSKPADTLTEETTTDRKDLYINIDRRLIKLDMDSIEIIVAKGDYITVKTDTKNYIVHSTMKKIEEKLPQEIFLKVHRSYIINTTKIVDIEDNSVLIKKEVIPVSRSKRPELMKRLNLL; encoded by the coding sequence ATGAATTGCATTATTATCGATGATGAAGAAACTGCCAGAGCGATTATAGAACAACTCTGTACCCAGGTAGATGACCTGGTAGTTCATGCATCTTTTCCCAATGCTATACAAGCCATTAAATACCTGAATCAAAACGAAGTAGACCTTATATTTCTCGACATACATATGCCGGATTTTACCGGTTTTGATTTTATTCAAACCTTAAAACATCCTCCTAAAATTATACTGACCACTTCGGATAAAAATTTTGCTTTAGAAGCTTTTGAATACGATTGTATTGTAGATTACTTGGTGAAGCCAGTTACTTTACCCCGATTTTTAAAAGCAATTCAAAAAGCGCAACTATTCAACAAAAAATCGATTGTTTCTAAACCAGCGGATACACTCACTGAAGAAACAACTACAGATCGTAAAGACCTTTATATTAATATTGACCGAAGATTAATTAAATTAGATATGGACAGTATTGAAATAATCGTAGCAAAAGGGGATTATATCACAGTTAAAACAGATACTAAAAATTACATTGTACATTCTACCATGAAAAAGATCGAAGAAAAGCTTCCGCAGGAAATTTTTCTAAAAGTTCATCGATCTTACATAATTAATACTACCAAAATTGTAGATATTGAAGATAATAGTGTACTAATTAAAAAGGAAGTCATTCCTGTAAGCCGTTCTAAGCGTCCGGAACTAATGAAACGGTTGAATTTGTTATAG
- a CDS encoding DUF4114 domain-containing protein, translating into MRIFTLVILLTLSFSATSQNYKFLGGYDSEGVPDYLVESDIVSQALLDTIAKALPEGFPVPDYNPHYISSGYDTDIIIEKPAEVWVTFVGEGAGYKNVLGFYTYNINNPQQTRPTPEEITIVFPNVSKKYSGGGLEVGNKVSIGTFPPDTGIGWVLLANAWSDNKVGNGLWQLFSNPNFNPEADEALRYHNVLLADPENERIILGFEDIRRDYGSCDNDFNDALFYVTANPFSAIKTQNYADIASATDVSSANNGGLESNGRLADLIAKRNFNRTKSNSFLSKKNVQTRFIPGMFSYKSNGIDLSTYLPETSLQGTEVAHISSPKDLVAITNAAQVFSVDYYDKGNRTAAALAIYTKENVYNHTKTICDRLNNAVLDDVRTVMIDGYKVILTKLKKKSGEQEFTIHFSIKESADFNTLLSLWNIEDYPSGTYKNFQLWGSSMPQLAFLTKSVLTSLKEEKELKSQNESELIPNVFVKEGYYKAGKLFLTLINKTKETSISLTGNYRKTELSAEENLIKNIPLTGAYEEEISVDTQSLFDIGIAIKSAHSTISDGLYLADGPWGLDYLDQGADIVEFQVESSNHNSTTSEIAFERNVLLSGSIKETVNIFRNALAGDQAMSTTNFEALSFDLKSDKDVEVIMVEEGLDSWEDRLRFTIKASSVLKTHHVSFSDFTNTQGRTADGIALKNIVFSIQGDYNSYQNFEVQIKNVRLAAFLNMTTNNVVDVVTETYNYPNPFTDQTTIQTPLINQSITLKVYTTTGRKVGTQQKQTNKTGIFQFNRNDLAPGLYVYEITNNKGYRISKRFIIK; encoded by the coding sequence ATGAGAATTTTTACACTAGTAATACTTTTAACCTTAAGCTTTTCCGCAACAAGCCAGAATTACAAATTTTTAGGAGGATATGATAGCGAAGGAGTTCCGGATTACCTGGTAGAAAGCGATATAGTTTCGCAAGCCTTATTAGATACGATTGCCAAAGCCTTACCCGAAGGATTTCCTGTACCGGATTATAATCCGCATTACATATCTTCAGGGTATGATACGGATATTATTATTGAGAAACCAGCCGAAGTATGGGTCACTTTTGTAGGAGAAGGGGCAGGATATAAAAACGTATTAGGTTTTTATACTTATAATATAAACAATCCCCAACAAACACGTCCCACTCCGGAGGAGATTACTATTGTATTTCCTAATGTTTCTAAAAAATACAGTGGGGGAGGCCTTGAGGTAGGGAATAAAGTTTCTATTGGTACTTTTCCTCCGGATACCGGAATTGGATGGGTACTATTAGCAAATGCCTGGTCTGATAATAAAGTAGGTAACGGATTATGGCAGCTCTTCTCAAATCCTAATTTTAACCCGGAAGCAGATGAAGCATTAAGATATCATAACGTTTTACTTGCAGATCCGGAAAATGAACGAATCATTCTTGGGTTTGAAGATATACGACGAGATTACGGATCCTGCGATAATGATTTCAATGACGCGTTGTTCTATGTTACGGCAAATCCTTTTTCAGCCATAAAAACTCAGAATTATGCAGATATTGCCAGTGCTACCGATGTATCTTCGGCAAACAACGGAGGATTAGAAAGTAACGGGCGGTTAGCGGATTTAATTGCAAAACGTAATTTTAACCGGACAAAAAGTAATAGTTTTTTAAGTAAGAAAAATGTACAAACCAGGTTTATACCGGGAATGTTTTCTTATAAGTCCAACGGCATTGATCTTAGTACGTATCTACCGGAAACTTCTTTACAAGGTACTGAAGTGGCTCATATTTCCAGTCCGAAGGATTTAGTAGCAATTACAAATGCAGCGCAGGTTTTTTCAGTTGATTATTATGATAAAGGAAATAGAACAGCTGCAGCTTTAGCTATTTATACAAAAGAAAACGTTTATAACCACACTAAAACTATCTGTGACCGATTAAATAACGCAGTACTAGACGACGTTCGAACGGTAATGATTGACGGATATAAAGTGATTTTAACTAAACTGAAAAAGAAATCTGGAGAGCAGGAGTTTACCATACATTTCTCTATCAAAGAGTCAGCAGATTTTAATACGCTGTTAAGTTTATGGAATATTGAAGATTATCCTTCCGGTACCTATAAGAATTTTCAATTATGGGGAAGTTCCATGCCACAGTTGGCTTTTTTAACTAAAAGCGTTTTAACCTCCTTGAAAGAAGAAAAAGAACTAAAGTCTCAAAACGAAAGTGAACTCATTCCGAATGTTTTTGTAAAAGAAGGATATTATAAAGCTGGAAAACTCTTTTTGACGCTAATTAATAAAACTAAAGAAACTTCAATTTCTTTAACCGGGAACTATAGAAAAACTGAGCTCTCAGCAGAAGAAAATTTAATTAAGAACATCCCGTTAACGGGTGCCTATGAAGAAGAAATCAGTGTGGATACACAAAGTCTTTTTGATATTGGGATAGCCATTAAAAGTGCGCACAGCACAATTTCCGATGGATTGTATTTGGCAGACGGTCCCTGGGGATTAGATTACCTGGATCAGGGAGCTGATATTGTAGAATTTCAAGTTGAGTCATCAAATCATAATTCAACTACAAGCGAAATTGCTTTTGAAAGAAATGTTTTGTTGTCCGGAAGCATTAAAGAAACGGTAAATATTTTCAGAAATGCTCTTGCCGGTGATCAGGCAATGTCCACTACAAACTTTGAAGCTTTAAGCTTCGACCTGAAATCAGATAAAGATGTCGAAGTTATAATGGTGGAAGAAGGCCTAGACAGTTGGGAAGATAGGTTACGCTTTACCATTAAAGCTTCATCAGTATTGAAAACACATCATGTTTCGTTTTCAGATTTTACAAATACACAAGGACGAACAGCTGACGGGATTGCTTTAAAAAACATTGTATTTTCTATACAAGGAGACTACAACTCTTATCAGAACTTTGAGGTTCAAATTAAAAATGTAAGATTGGCCGCCTTTCTAAATATGACCACAAATAACGTAGTTGATGTTGTAACAGAAACCTATAACTATCCGAATCCTTTTACTGATCAAACGACCATTCAAACTCCTTTAATAAATCAAAGCATAACATTAAAAGTATATACAACTACAGGTCGTAAAGTAGGTACGCAACAAAAACAAACTAATAAAACGGGAATCTTTCAGTTTAATCGTAACGATTTAGCACCTGGTTTATATGTATACGAGATTACTAATAATAAAGGATACCGAATTTCAAAAAGGTTTATCATAAAATAG
- a CDS encoding tetratricopeptide repeat protein yields MPRILTCTFFLLFTLGIMAQDMTEGFVYLENGNFEKAQNYFKKMVAIYPTNKTAKLCYGRALGLSGDPEKAISIFKELKTIYPKDFEIKINYAESLLWNKNYKKAKEYYQNLNHDYPDNFAVILGYANTLSNLKEYPEALLWVDKALQLQSTNQNALLSLKYIRLGYAFQLSQNKEYEEALHLLEQNIKDFPSDKDTLLNLAELFLKLKRFDKAQNTYKAIATNKKDSIIALNGLALVMHKKNQNKNALQLSNQAVQKVKEIPNDTTLYLTTQERYIQALLWNRKFRAANKQTTLLENTYPTNPKILSLIATYGMYTGDFKQSRTTYQELLETYPSSFDGNLGIANAYRASGLDIKALSAAYKTLFYYSKQPDAEQLVKKIKKAHTPFLTQKTAYTFDNGDNRAINSEFSALIPISPKLKLSGQYVYRSTENSVSEREATAQEASLGARYKLTGNTLLKSTIGINYSEGFTTDYSQVLGTLEVATKPFKLQNASLGYQRQLQQFNADLIDREIVMNNYYLTYNLGTTFNLGWYTQLMHTSQSDKNTRNLLFTSLYYTLLHRPVLKTGINYQNISFKDQVPTIYFSPSKFNLGEIFIEVLNSMEKPVFYHLSAAVGRQWVENDPSSNTFRAEAKLGHHFSDRFIANLYAKYSNIASATAAGFEFTEFGFYLKWYFLKKPLFHKKIDSLQNSNEINK; encoded by the coding sequence ATGCCCCGAATTTTAACCTGTACTTTCTTTTTACTTTTTACCTTAGGTATTATGGCCCAAGACATGACCGAAGGCTTTGTTTATCTGGAAAATGGGAATTTTGAAAAAGCACAGAATTATTTTAAGAAAATGGTAGCGATTTACCCCACTAATAAAACAGCAAAACTTTGCTACGGAAGAGCCTTAGGGTTATCCGGAGATCCGGAAAAAGCCATTTCGATTTTTAAGGAATTAAAAACAATATATCCTAAAGATTTTGAAATTAAAATTAACTATGCAGAATCCCTTTTATGGAATAAAAATTATAAAAAAGCGAAAGAGTATTACCAAAACCTAAACCATGATTACCCTGACAACTTTGCTGTAATATTAGGTTATGCTAACACTTTATCTAACCTTAAAGAGTATCCTGAAGCACTTCTTTGGGTCGATAAAGCTTTACAATTACAAAGTACTAATCAAAATGCTTTGTTATCTCTAAAATACATACGATTAGGATATGCCTTTCAATTATCTCAAAATAAAGAATACGAAGAGGCTTTACACCTTTTAGAACAAAATATTAAGGATTTTCCCTCTGATAAAGATACCTTGTTGAATCTTGCCGAGTTGTTTCTGAAGTTAAAACGTTTTGATAAAGCTCAAAATACCTATAAAGCTATCGCTACCAATAAAAAAGACAGTATCATTGCCTTAAACGGTTTAGCTCTAGTAATGCATAAAAAAAATCAAAATAAGAATGCTTTACAACTTAGTAACCAAGCGGTTCAAAAAGTTAAAGAAATTCCTAATGATACTACGTTATACCTAACTACCCAAGAGCGATATATTCAGGCGTTACTCTGGAATCGCAAATTTCGCGCAGCTAATAAACAAACAACTCTTTTAGAAAATACATATCCTACGAATCCAAAAATCTTAAGTTTAATAGCTACCTACGGAATGTACACCGGAGATTTTAAACAAAGTCGTACAACCTACCAGGAATTACTGGAAACCTATCCCTCTTCTTTTGATGGAAACCTGGGAATTGCCAATGCGTATCGAGCCTCAGGTTTGGACATCAAAGCTTTGTCAGCTGCTTATAAGACCTTATTCTACTATTCCAAACAACCTGATGCCGAACAGTTAGTAAAAAAAATTAAAAAAGCTCATACCCCTTTTCTCACTCAAAAGACCGCTTATACTTTTGATAACGGAGATAACCGCGCCATAAATTCAGAATTTTCTGCTTTAATTCCAATAAGTCCGAAGCTTAAATTGTCCGGACAATATGTATATCGTTCGACTGAAAATAGTGTTTCGGAACGGGAAGCAACCGCACAAGAAGCCAGCTTGGGTGCGCGTTATAAACTTACCGGAAATACCCTTCTAAAATCTACTATTGGTATCAATTATTCAGAGGGTTTTACTACTGATTATTCACAAGTATTAGGAACCCTGGAAGTAGCAACCAAACCTTTTAAACTTCAAAATGCAAGCCTAGGATATCAGCGACAATTACAACAATTTAATGCAGACCTTATTGATCGGGAAATTGTCATGAATAATTATTACCTCACTTATAACCTTGGCACTACTTTTAATTTGGGTTGGTATACACAATTGATGCATACTTCGCAATCTGATAAGAATACTAGAAATCTGTTGTTTACTTCTTTATATTATACTTTATTACACCGCCCCGTTCTTAAAACCGGGATCAATTATCAAAACATCTCTTTTAAAGATCAGGTTCCTACCATTTATTTTAGCCCTTCTAAATTTAACCTGGGAGAAATTTTTATTGAAGTATTAAATAGTATGGAAAAACCTGTTTTTTATCATTTAAGTGCAGCTGTGGGTAGGCAATGGGTTGAAAACGATCCATCTTCAAATACGTTTAGGGCAGAAGCAAAACTAGGGCATCATTTCTCAGATCGGTTTATTGCAAATTTATATGCGAAGTACAGTAATATTGCATCAGCAACTGCTGCCGGGTTTGAATTTACTGAATTTGGTTTTTATCTTAAATGGTATTTCTTGAAAAAACCTTTATTTCATAAGAAGATAGATTCTCTACAAAACAGCAACGAAATCAATAAATGA
- a CDS encoding sugar isomerase, with translation MTTLKSYLSKVSGEQKFLISGVIVNAGNYFYNLAMGRILGPTLFADAALFITFLLILSFMAMTFQLTTAKFTVSLTSAKLKAFIKSMYGIALLFGVLTGLCLIGFANVLQQLFRTQSSILFVVFGIGVPFYFMMSVNRGILQGNQSFEKLGLSYQSEMFSRLLITLALVYFCSFISSSLLVVIGIIASFIFGMFPFKKVSFSSSDKALFPKGTVNKTMLTFFIITAFYEMTLIIINNSDIILVKHYFEEYQAGLYASLALIGRLVYFVSWMFIMLLLPTVIKLKKENKATTPILFKYIGYIFILAGSIVLACYLFPETLVSLAFGSDYLSIAPLLYKYAIATSLFAVANLFAYYYLSLDHYVPIIFSGFAGIAQVGLVIIWHQSLAQVVEVQILVMTVLLLIQLGYFLVNNRRQV, from the coding sequence ATGACAACGCTTAAATCATACCTATCAAAAGTTTCCGGGGAACAAAAGTTTCTAATTAGCGGTGTAATTGTTAATGCTGGCAACTATTTTTATAATCTTGCCATGGGTAGAATCCTGGGACCCACCCTTTTTGCAGATGCGGCTTTATTTATTACGTTCTTATTAATACTATCCTTTATGGCAATGACCTTTCAGTTAACTACTGCTAAATTTACGGTATCATTAACTTCTGCAAAACTAAAAGCCTTTATTAAAAGCATGTATGGTATTGCACTACTGTTCGGGGTGTTGACCGGACTATGTTTAATTGGTTTTGCTAATGTTTTACAACAACTCTTTCGCACGCAATCTTCCATTTTGTTTGTGGTTTTTGGGATTGGGGTGCCTTTTTATTTTATGATGAGTGTAAATCGTGGAATTCTCCAGGGAAATCAAAGCTTTGAAAAGTTGGGACTTTCCTACCAGTCAGAAATGTTTAGCCGACTCCTTATTACATTAGCTCTAGTCTACTTTTGTTCTTTTATAAGTTCTTCTCTATTAGTCGTAATTGGGATTATCGCTTCTTTTATTTTCGGAATGTTTCCGTTTAAAAAAGTTTCGTTTTCTAGTTCAGATAAAGCTTTATTTCCTAAAGGTACCGTAAACAAAACAATGCTAACTTTTTTTATAATCACGGCTTTTTATGAGATGACCCTGATCATTATCAATAATAGTGATATTATCCTGGTAAAACATTATTTTGAAGAATATCAGGCAGGATTATATGCTTCTCTTGCTTTGATTGGTAGATTGGTGTATTTTGTTTCCTGGATGTTTATCATGTTATTATTACCTACTGTAATTAAATTAAAGAAAGAAAACAAAGCTACGACTCCCATTCTTTTTAAATATATCGGTTACATATTTATTTTAGCTGGCTCGATTGTTCTGGCTTGTTACTTATTTCCTGAGACTTTAGTGAGCCTCGCTTTTGGTTCTGACTATCTTAGTATTGCCCCGTTATTGTATAAATATGCTATTGCTACTTCTTTATTTGCTGTAGCAAACCTATTTGCATATTATTATCTATCCCTGGATCATTATGTACCTATTATTTTCTCAGGTTTTGCTGGTATTGCACAGGTAGGATTGGTGATTATATGGCATCAGTCCTTAGCACAGGTGGTAGAAGTACAGATTCTGGTAATGACCGTATTACTTTTAATACAGTTAGGGTATTTTTTAGTAAATAATAGGAGACAGGTGTAA
- a CDS encoding glycosyltransferase yields the protein MRLAIVTSYPPSKVTLNEYAYHLVKHFRQHQDLTELILLTDTSENEADIAFEEAGCKVVVKQCWKFNSMTNIFSVLKAINQTKPEAILFNLQFMKFGDKKIAAALGLILPFLCKLKQIPTIVLLHNILEQVDLDKAGFSKNRISQFLYTRIGKLLTRFILQADKVAVTISKYVDILKMEYDADHVVLIPHGTFELPEAPNFNKDLKTLKVMTFGKFGTYKKVETMIEAVVDVRERTGANLEIVIAGTDNPNVPGYLDEVKKQYSHISGLTFTGYVAEEDVPRLFEESAMVVFPYTSTTGSSGVLHQAGSYGKAVVMPDLGDLGILVREEGYRGEFFNPESKESMADAIEKIAMNKSYRNQLERANYKAATAYPMSKITDMYIDVFKEISSEKYEISQEKVSF from the coding sequence ATGCGATTAGCTATAGTTACTTCATATCCACCTAGTAAAGTTACCTTAAATGAATACGCCTATCATTTGGTTAAACACTTCAGGCAACATCAAGACCTTACGGAACTGATTTTATTAACCGATACTTCCGAGAATGAGGCAGATATTGCTTTTGAAGAAGCAGGTTGTAAGGTTGTCGTTAAACAATGCTGGAAGTTTAACAGTATGACGAATATATTTTCGGTATTAAAGGCAATTAATCAAACCAAACCTGAAGCGATACTATTCAATTTACAGTTTATGAAATTTGGGGATAAAAAAATTGCTGCCGCATTGGGATTAATATTACCCTTTTTATGCAAACTAAAACAAATTCCGACTATAGTGCTATTACACAACATTTTAGAACAAGTAGATTTAGATAAAGCTGGTTTTAGTAAAAATAGGATTTCCCAATTTTTGTATACCCGTATAGGTAAACTGTTGACCCGGTTTATCTTGCAAGCAGATAAGGTAGCAGTGACCATTAGTAAATACGTAGATATTCTAAAAATGGAATATGATGCGGATCATGTAGTTTTAATCCCTCATGGTACTTTTGAACTTCCGGAAGCTCCGAATTTTAATAAAGATTTAAAAACTTTAAAGGTAATGACCTTTGGTAAATTCGGAACTTATAAAAAAGTAGAAACTATGATTGAAGCGGTGGTAGACGTTCGGGAAAGAACCGGAGCCAACCTGGAAATTGTGATTGCAGGTACTGATAACCCGAATGTACCCGGATACTTGGATGAAGTTAAAAAGCAATACAGCCATATTTCCGGTCTTACCTTTACCGGCTATGTAGCCGAAGAAGATGTTCCTAGATTGTTTGAAGAAAGTGCTATGGTTGTTTTTCCATACACTTCTACTACAGGGAGTTCCGGAGTATTGCATCAGGCTGGAAGTTATGGAAAAGCAGTGGTCATGCCCGATTTAGGTGATCTTGGGATATTGGTTAGAGAAGAAGGGTATCGAGGTGAATTTTTCAATCCGGAAAGTAAAGAAAGTATGGCGGATGCTATTGAAAAAATTGCCATGAATAAATCCTATAGAAATCAATTAGAACGGGCAAACTATAAAGCCGCAACCGCTTATCCAATGTCTAAGATTACAGATATGTATATAGATGTATTTAAGGAAATATCTAGTGAAAAGTATGAAATTAGTCAGGAAAAGGTTTCTTTTTAA
- a CDS encoding type II toxin-antitoxin system RelE/ParE family toxin, whose product MKPFNREIRFFKNHFIDFYNKQSKPVRKKIDWTLLLIKTLKIVPEKFLKHLTSTEGLWEIRVAAGNGIYRIFCFFDDGNLVVILSAFQKKTQKTPKGEIDKAKKLKKEYYERK is encoded by the coding sequence TTGAAGCCGTTCAATCGTGAGATAAGGTTCTTTAAAAATCACTTTATTGATTTCTATAATAAACAATCCAAGCCTGTCAGAAAGAAAATTGATTGGACACTTTTACTTATTAAAACCCTTAAAATAGTTCCGGAAAAGTTTTTAAAGCATCTTACAAGCACAGAAGGACTCTGGGAGATCAGAGTTGCTGCCGGAAATGGAATTTATAGAATATTTTGTTTTTTCGATGATGGTAATTTAGTAGTAATACTCAGTGCTTTTCAAAAGAAAACACAAAAAACTCCTAAGGGAGAAATCGATAAGGCTAAGAAATTGAAAAAGGAATATTATGAAAGAAAATAG
- a CDS encoding helix-turn-helix domain-containing protein, translated as MKENSYLYSLEDHLNTQYGKKGTESRDQFEEEFEAFKLGVLIKEARKKQQLTQQQLAEKVGTTKNYISRIENNASDIRLSTLMRIVREGLGGSLKLSLDL; from the coding sequence ATGAAAGAAAATAGTTATTTGTACTCGCTGGAAGATCACCTTAATACACAATATGGTAAAAAAGGAACCGAATCCAGAGATCAGTTTGAAGAAGAATTTGAAGCTTTTAAACTGGGTGTTTTAATAAAAGAAGCCAGGAAAAAGCAACAACTAACCCAACAACAACTAGCAGAAAAAGTAGGAACTACTAAAAACTATATTTCAAGAATAGAAAATAACGCAAGTGATATTAGATTATCTACCTTAATGCGTATCGTTCGTGAAGGTTTAGGGGGTAGTTTGAAATTATCTTTGGATTTATAA
- a CDS encoding helix-turn-helix domain-containing protein, with protein sequence MKIKAIKTEKDYQQALKRLEQIFHAKEDTSESDEADILVILIEKYEEQHDSIGMPDPIEAIKFRMEQMGMKQKDLAEVVGFTSRVSEILNKKRKLTLKMIRELHNKLNIPTEVLIQEY encoded by the coding sequence ATGAAAATAAAAGCTATTAAAACAGAAAAGGATTATCAGCAGGCATTAAAGCGTTTAGAACAAATCTTTCATGCCAAAGAAGATACATCCGAGAGCGATGAAGCGGATATTCTTGTTATCCTTATCGAAAAATACGAAGAACAACATGATTCGATAGGAATGCCTGATCCCATTGAAGCGATTAAATTTCGTATGGAACAAATGGGAATGAAGCAAAAAGACCTTGCAGAAGTAGTAGGGTTTACTAGTAGGGTAAGTGAGATACTAAATAAAAAACGTAAACTTACTTTAAAAATGATTAGGGAACTTCATAACAAACTTAATATTCCCACTGAGGTTTTAATTCAAGAATATTAA
- a CDS encoding cellulase family glycosylhydrolase, whose protein sequence is MKYKPKSGQHYLGMYTLVLESYFTTKARQKLKKYLKDTVDVTINSSTLRHELDANFFSEDGQIVAFTDRNVLEVQEIIPKKNNPLYSKTNSNYQVIMLKEDGFWRIRHLTRTQLNFDKTRILKKSPLVNDTIILVDNQPFPIKGINYYPKDTPWDLFGDKFNAEVVDQDFHLIKNAGLNTIRIFIPYTDFGKEYVLPEKLEKLRLVMNTAEKVNLKVIVTLFDFYGNYALEDWTFTHRHLEQIVDYLKDHKALLAWDLKNEPDLDFDSRGKSRVTSWLTELVAQTKEIDSIHPITIGWSSPEAAKLLQDQVDFLSFHYYGEISDFKERYKPLKAFQKPVVLQEFGLSSYRGLWAPFGNSEEDQALYYQNFQNILKKESVHFLSWTLYDFTNVPKGVVGSLPWRRAIQKHFGFIRTNGEKKPAFQFISN, encoded by the coding sequence ATGAAATATAAACCTAAAAGCGGTCAACACTATTTAGGGATGTACACTTTAGTATTAGAATCTTATTTTACCACCAAAGCTCGACAAAAACTAAAAAAGTATCTAAAAGATACTGTCGATGTTACCATAAACTCATCAACGCTTCGTCACGAACTGGATGCGAATTTCTTTAGTGAAGATGGCCAGATTGTTGCATTTACGGATCGTAATGTATTAGAAGTTCAGGAAATCATACCCAAAAAAAATAATCCTTTATATTCAAAAACAAATTCTAATTATCAGGTTATTATGCTAAAGGAAGACGGTTTTTGGAGAATACGCCACCTGACCCGAACCCAACTAAATTTTGATAAAACCAGGATTCTAAAGAAAAGTCCTTTGGTAAACGATACCATTATTTTAGTAGATAACCAACCCTTTCCAATCAAAGGAATTAATTATTACCCAAAAGATACGCCTTGGGATTTATTTGGTGATAAATTTAACGCTGAGGTAGTTGATCAGGATTTTCATTTAATTAAAAATGCCGGTCTAAATACGATACGCATATTTATACCTTATACGGACTTTGGAAAAGAGTATGTGCTACCTGAAAAACTAGAAAAGCTTAGGTTGGTCATGAATACAGCTGAAAAAGTTAATCTAAAGGTAATCGTAACCCTTTTTGATTTTTACGGAAATTATGCGTTGGAGGATTGGACTTTTACCCACCGACACCTCGAACAAATCGTAGATTACTTAAAAGATCACAAAGCGCTACTAGCATGGGATTTAAAAAATGAACCAGACCTAGACTTTGATTCCCGGGGTAAATCCCGTGTAACCTCTTGGCTGACTGAACTGGTAGCACAAACTAAAGAAATAGATAGTATCCACCCTATAACCATCGGTTGGTCTAGTCCGGAAGCAGCTAAACTCTTGCAAGATCAAGTAGATTTTTTATCTTTTCATTATTACGGTGAAATTTCAGATTTTAAGGAGCGGTATAAACCCTTGAAAGCATTTCAAAAGCCTGTTGTCCTACAAGAATTTGGACTTTCCTCTTACCGGGGATTATGGGCTCCATTTGGAAACTCTGAAGAAGATCAAGCCCTATATTACCAGAATTTCCAAAATATCTTAAAAAAAGAATCTGTACATTTTTTATCCTGGACACTTTATGATTTTACCAATGTCCCTAAAGGTGTTGTAGGAAGTTTGCCCTGGAGAAGAGCTATTCAAAAACATTTTGGTTTTATCCGAACTAATGGTGAAAAAAAACCAGCTTTTCAGTTTATTTCGAATTGA